Proteins co-encoded in one Thamnophis elegans isolate rThaEle1 chromosome 1, rThaEle1.pri, whole genome shotgun sequence genomic window:
- the LOC116505852 gene encoding disintegrin and metalloproteinase domain-containing protein 20-like: SRWEMDMYISWLFVMLLRKSLAGTVEEKWPPGFKRISYEIIIPRKVTPKSGHEEPEHVSYLLQIGGNKQVVHLRQKWGLVPKHFPVFYYNEEGDLQMEQPFIRGDCFYRGFVQDKPSSLVTLSFCSGGLRGILQLENRTYEIEPVEASDIFQHVLYALEEEQGAISMRCGLTKEEEWYQKAIMPKMENLQDRGASKWWPHTRHAEIAFVIDHERYLKFNRNKTLVAMDVIDILHIANSMYEPLSVKLSLAGLEIWTQRNPINLKWDIHKTLRSFTDWRKRSLQRRLRNDAAHLFAFKNFSELGLAFIGGICTDDYGSAVEQYVTPSLFTISLIFVHELGHNLGMSHDRKYCSCEKVRCVMGAALSGYGKFSNCSYKDYFKNRNAKCLLDLPNPNKTYTIKFCGNKAVDDGEQCDCGSEAQCKSDPCCQSNCMLRPGATCAFGLCCNKCQYQKAGTVCRTTTSSCDLLEYCNGTSERCPEDVHVMDGTPCRDGTYCYNGNCNTHDKQCKTIFGSSAIAASDVCFREMNTKGDRFGNCGLQYKNYKKCKVENVLCGRIQCDNVESLPSLEEHSTIIQTSIDKKQCWGIDYHLGIGIMDIGAVKDSTPCGSDMICIHQKCVSIGSLMYDCTVTKCHNRGVCNSRKHCHCDYGWKPPDCQYEGYGGSIDSGPSSKLYSNRHFSKTREIGGLIYGLCGAIVSIALVVHFKNTLMDKFKKWRGKNSSNRINRRISTVNHKA; this comes from the coding sequence TCTCGATGGGAAATGGATATGTATATTTCATGGCTATTTGTGATGCTGTTGAGGAAGAGCTTGGCTGGGACCGTTGAAGAGAAATGGCCTCCAGGCTTTAAGCGTATTTCTTATGAAATAATCATTCCCAGGAAAGTGACTCCCAAGTCTGGACATGAGGAACCAGAGCATGTAAGCTATTTACTGCAGATTGGAGGGAATAAGCAAGTGGTACATCTCAGACAGAAGTGGGGTTTGGTGCCTAAACATTTCCCTGTGTTCTACTATAATGAAGAAGGAGATCTCCAGATGGAGCAACCTTTCATCAGAGGTGATTGTTTTTATCGTGGCTTTGTTCAGGACAAACCCTCTTCTCTGGTCACCCTCAGCTTTTGCTCAGGAGGACTCAGAGGTATTTTGCAATTAGAAAACAGAACATATGAAATTGAGCCAGTTGAGGCATCTGATATCTTTCAGCATGTTTTATATGCTCTGGAAGAAGAACAAGGTGCGATCTCGATGAGATGTGGACTTACGAAAGAAGAGGAATGGTATCAAAAGGCCATTATGCCAAAAATGGAAAACCTACAGGATAGAGGTGCTTCCAAGTGGTGGCCACACACTAGACATGCAGAGATTGCTTTTGTGATAGATCATGAACGATATTTGAAATTTAACAGAAATAAAACTCTGGTTGCTATGGATGTAATAGATATTCTTCATATAGCAAATTCAATGTATGAGCCACTGTCTGTTAAACTGTCTTTAGCTGGACTGGAAATCTGGACCCAAAGGAATCCCATAAACCTTAAGTGGGACATACATAAGACCCTTAGATCTTTCACTGATTGGAGAAAACGATCACTACAAAGACGTCTAAGGAATGACGCTGCTCATTTATTTGCATTCAAGAATTTTAGTGAACTAGGATTAGCATTCATAGGAGGAATTTGTACTGATGACTATGGATCTGCTGTTGAACAATACGTAACCCCCAGCCTGTTCACTATATCTTTAATCTTTGTTCATGAGCTAGGACATAATCTCGGAATGAGCCATGATAGAAAATATTGTTCATGTGAAAAAGTTCGCTGTGTTATGGGGGCAGCTCTTTCAGGCTATGGTAAGTTCAGCAATTGTAGCTATAAGGATTATTTCAAGAACAGAAATGCAAAGTGTTTACTAGATCTACCAAATCCAAATAAAACATACACCATCAAATTTTGTGGAAACAAGGCAGTGGATGATGGGGAGCAATGTGATTGTGGTTCTGAAGCTCAGTGCAAGTCAGATCCCTGTTGCCAATCTAATTGTATGTTGCGTCCTGGTGCTACTTGTGCCTTTGGCTTATGTTGTAACAAGTGTCAGTATCAAAAAGCTGGAACTGTTTGCAGAACAACGACTAGCAGTTGTGATCTTCTTGAATACTGCAATGGAACTTCTGAAAGGTGTCCTGAAGATGTTCATGTGATGGATGGTACCCCATGCAGAGATGGTACATATTGCTACAATGGGAATTGCAACACTCACGACAAACAGTGCAAAACAATTTTTGGCAGCAGTGCAATAGCTGCTTCTGATGTTTGCTTCAGGGAAATGAATACCAAAGGTGATCGTTTTGGAAACTGTGGCCTTCAATATAAGAACTATAAAAAATGTAAAGTTGAGAATGTCCTGTGTGGCCGTATCCAGTGTGACAATGTGGAAAGCTTGCCTTCTTTGGAGGAACACAGTACAATAATTCAAACTTCCATTGACAAGAAGCAGTGCTGGGGTATCGACTACCACCTTGGAATCGGCATCATGGATATAGGCGCAGTGAAAGATAGCACCCCTTGTGGCAGTGACATGATATGCATCCATCAAAAGTGTGTCAGTATAGGCAGCTTAATGTATGATTGTACCGTCACAAAGTGCCATAATCGGGGAGTGTGTAATAGTCGTAAACATTGTCACTGTGATTACGGATGGAAACCTCCTGACTGTCAATACGAAGGCTATGGAGGCAGCATAGACAGCGGACCATCTTCAAAACTGTATTCCAACAGACATTTTTCAAAAACTAGAGAGATAGGAGGATTAATATATGGCCTTTGTGGTGCTATTGTTTCTATTGCTTTGGTTGTACATTTCAAAAATACACTAATGGACAAGTTTAAGAAATGGAGGGGGAAAAATTCATCCAACAGAATCAACAGAAGAATATCAACAGTAAATCATAAAGCATAA
- the LOC116505861 gene encoding disintegrin and metalloproteinase domain-containing protein 20-like → MKYEKVCFPYFLLPRKKTIHLLWLLMFLSNLTVTTRQILPQGYIYASYEVTIPQLFTVKAGQQEQQNVTCLLQFEGKKIIMHLTQKKNFVPKHLPIFTYSKDGDLQLDYPFFRDDCYYHGFVQDRPFSLVTLSFCSGGLKGILQLENKTYEIEPVQGSPTFQHVIFRLEEKETAIQMRCGLTQEEQKHQETMFQDIENVVSKTASKGDWWLRTRYVEIAFVIEHERYLMFGRNETVIALQVLDIIHIANSFYEPLSVRLSVAGLEIWSQKNFMTISPAIDITLQDFTDWRRDFLVNHLKSDVGHLFAYKSFEFSLGSAYVGTVCDERMGSAVISYKTTSLSIISSIFAHELGHNLGMQHDEQYCSCGNAYCIMAPVHKVTDKFSNCSYNDYFLTMNTPCLLSPPDPGRIFKIESCGNKVVDKEEQCDCGSEAQCKLDPCCQSNCTFRSGVSCAFGECCAKCQYLKSGTICRKKTNYCDLPEYCNGTFEWCPEDVYMQDGALCSKDAYCYRGSCISEDTQCKMIFGFSAKTATDLCFREMNAKGDRFGNCGLKHGIYHKCQTKNTLCGRIQCENVQILPSLEEHSTIIQVPLGDKQCWSTGYHSGMKTADIGAVTDGSPCGKDKMCINRKCVSMSHLNYDCNFTKCHNRGVCNSHKHCHCDYGWGPPDCLKKGHGGSIDSGPPQPRKRLTTIAKAGIIGGIIYVFSSAFVLSDDLVSDELDFSKVNEDQQLHHVQNVYKN, encoded by the exons ATGAAATATGAGAAGGTGTGCTTTCCATATTTCCTTTTGCCACGAAAAAAGACCATCCATCTTCTGTGGCTCTTGATGTTCCTCAGTAATCTAACTGTGACTACCAGACAAATACTTCCTCAGGGCTATATTTACGCTTCTTATGAGGTGACCATCCCACAGTTATTCACTGTAAAAGCTGGACAACAGGAACAACAGAATGTCACTTGTCTCCTTCAGTTTGAGGGAAAGAAAATCATCATGCACCTCACACAAAAGAAGAATTTTGTTCCTAAGCATTTGCCTATCTTCACCTATAGTAAGGATGGGGATCTGCAGCTGGACTATCCATTCTTCAGGGATGATTGCTACTACCATGGTTTTGTGCAGGACAGACCCTTCTCTCTGGTCACTCTCAGTTTTTGCTCAGGAGGTCTCAAAGGCATACTGCAGTTAGAAAATAAGACATATGAAATTGAACCAGTACAGGGTTCTCCTACCTTTCAGCATGTGATATTTCGTTTAGAAGAAAAAGAGACTGCTATCCAAATGAGATGTGGCCTAACCCAGGAAGAGCAAAAACATCAAGAGACCATGTTCCAAGACATAGAGAATGTAGTTTCCAAAACTGCATCCAAAGGAGACTGGTGGCTTCGCACTCGATATGTAGAAATTGCTTTTGTGATTGAACATGAACGTTATTTAATGTTTGGCAGAAATGAAACTGTTATTGCTTTGCAAGTTCTTGACATTATTCATATTGCCAATTCTTTTTATGAACCTCTTTCTGTTCGGTTATCTGTAGCTGGACTGGAAATCTGGTCACAAAAGAACTTCATGACGATTTCTCCTGCCATAGATATCACTCTTCAGGATTTCACTGACTGGAGGAGAGACTTCTTGGTTAATCATCTAAAAAGTGATGTTGGTCACTTATTTGCATATAAGTCTTTTGAATTTTCACTTGGGTCAGCTTATGTAGGAACAGTTTGTGATGAAAGGATGGGATCTGCTGTTATCTCATATAAGACTACCAGTTTGTCCATTATCAGTAGCATATTTGCCCATGAATTAGGGCATAATCTTGGCATGCAGCATGATGAACAGTACTGTAGTTGTGGTAACGCTTACTGCATTATGGCTCCAGTTCATAAAGTGACTGATAAATTTAGCAATTGTAGTTATAATGACTATTTTCTCACAATGAATACTCCATGCTTGTTAAGTCCTCCAGACCCTGGTAGAATCTTTAAAATCGAATCATGTGGCAATAAAGTAGTAGATAAGGAAGAGCAATGTGACTGTGGTTCAGAAGCTCAATGCAAGCTGGATCCATGTTGTCAGTCTAATTGTACATTTCGGTCTGGTGTCAGTTGTGCTTTTGGTGAGTGCTGCGCTAAGTGTCAATACCTTAAGTCTGGAACTATTTGCAGAAAGAAGACTAACTATTGTGATCTTCCTGAATACTGCAATGGGACTTTTGAGTGGTGTCCAGAAGATGTTTACATGCAGGACGGTGCCCTATGTAGTAAAGATGCGTACTGTTATCGTGGAAGCTGCATATCTGAAGATACGCAGTGCAAAATGatttttggcttcagtgcaaaaACTGCTACAGATCTTTGCTTTAGAGAAATGAATGCTAAAGGCGATCGCTTTGGCAATTGTGGCCTTAAACATGGCATTTACCACAAATGTCAAACTAAGAATACTCTGTGTGGCCGAATCCAGTGTGAAAATGTCCAAATCTTACCTTCTTTGGAGGAACACAGCACCATAATTCAAGTCCCTCTTGGTGATAAGCAGTGCTGGAGTACAGGCTACCACAGTGGAATGAAGACGGCCGATATTGGAGCAGTGACAGATGGAAGTCCTTGTGGCAAAGACAAGATGTGCATTAACAGAAAATGCGTGAGCATGTCTCACTTGAATTATGACTGTAACTTCACCAAGTGCCATAATCGGGGAGTGTGCAACAGTCACAAACATTGTCATTGTGATTATGGCTGGGGTCCTCCAGATTGCCTGAAGAAAGGGCATGGTGGTAGCATTGATAGTGGGCCTCCTCAACCACGCAAACGTTTAACCACTATTGCAAAAGCTGGGATTATTGGAGGGATTATATAtgtcttttcttctgcttttgttTTG TCAGATGACCTAGTTTCAGATGAACTTGACTTTTCAAAGGTTAATGAAGATCAGCAGCTGCATCATGTTCAGAATGTGTATAAGAACTAG